The genome window TGCATCTGTTCCGGGGACATCATCATGCCACCTGCCCCCCGCTGGTTGTCCGAACCATGCGCCCAGACGACCGGCGCAGCGATAATCAAAGAAACAGCCATTGCTGTGGTCAAACCTTTCATGTCAAAGCTCCTTAACGAAATCCATTTTTCGACACCTTCAGTAAAGGGCATCTACCTGAATCGAAGCTGAATTTATTCAAGAATCATCCCTTTAATTGTTGTAAATCAATTCTTTTCAGCTGGTCGTTTCAGATGGCGGTGACAACTTGAGACAGCATATCTCTCACCTCACCCGCAACCTGCTTGAGCGCCTCATTGTCGATCGCCGTCATGGATGACACAGGATCAATAGCACTGACTTCGACTCCCTGAGGTGTCTCACGAATAATGACGTTGCACGGCAGCATTGCCCCTACCCGAGGTTCCAGGCCAATCGCTTCCCACGCCATGTTCGGATTACACGCCCCGAGAATTGTGTAGGCGGGCATCTCCTTATCCAGCTTTTTCTTCATCGTGGCCTTGACGTCTATTTCCGTCAAAACCCCAAACCCGCGATCAGCCAGGGCCTTACGGGTTCGTTCATCCACTTCAGCAAAATCGGCATTCTGAATAACGCGATCCATTGTATAAGACATACAAATCTCCTTTTTCCGGGGGAGGCCCCATCAACCTAGTCGTCTGATAGTTTCACTAACCTCAGTCGCAGAGCATTCGTAATAACGCTGACCGAGGACAGCGACATCGCCGCAGCCGCAAAAATCGGGGACAGCAGAATCCCTGCAAAGGGATAAAGCACACCTGCGGCAATCGGCACACCGGCCGAGTTATAAACGAAGGCAAAAAACAGGTTCTGCCGAATGTTGCGCATGGTGGCCAGCGACAACCGCCGCGCTTCCACAATGCCCATCAGATCGCCGCGCAGCAGCGTAATACCCGCACTTTCGATGGCCACGTCGGTTCCTGTCCCCATGGCGACACCGACGTCTGCAGTTGCCAGGGCTGGCGCATCGTTCACGCCATCCCCCGCCATGACAACAATGCGGCCTTCGTCCTTCAGGCGCTGAATGATTTTGCCCTTGTCTTCCGGTAGCACTTCCGCTTCCACTTCATCAATATGGAGTTTGCGGGCCACGGCTTCGGCGGAGGTCCGGTTGTCACCGGTCAGCATGACCACCCGAATACCCTCCTTTTGCAGAGCGGTTATTGCCGCTTCCGTGGTCTCCTTGACCGGGTCTGCAATCGCCAGCAAACCACAGATTTTGCCATCTACGGCCGCGAAGATTACCGTGGCACCGTCTTTTCTCAGCTGCTCTGCTTCTTCCTCAGAAGCTGAGATATCGACACTTTCTGACTCCATCAGCAATCGGTTGCCAAGCAAAACCGTTTGTCCGTCGATCTTGCCGGTGACACCTTTGCCGTTCGGGGAGTCAAAATCCTCGGCATCCGGCAATGTCAGTTCCATGGTTTTGGCTTTTTCGAGAATGGCATGTGCCAACGGATGCTCACTGCCCTTTTCGAGACCACCGGCATATCGCATCAGGTCCTCATCGCTGAAACCATCTGCCGGAACCAGCTTTGTCACCTGAGGCTTGCCCTCGGTCAGCGTGCCGGTTTTATCCACCACCACAGTGTCTACTTTCTCCATGCGCTCCAACGCTTCCGCATCCCTGATCAGAACGCCACTCTGGGCGCCTCGCCCAACCCCGACCATGATTGACATCGGGGTCGCGAGTCCCAAAGCGCATGGACAGGCAATAATCAACACACTCACGGCTGCGATGAGGCCAAAGGCCATGGGCGGCGCTGGCCCGACGATCGACCAGACAATGAAGGCAATGACGGCGACAAGAATAACCGCCGGTACGAACCAGCTGGCCACTTTGTCAGCCAGCCCCTGGATGGGCGCACGACTACGCTGAGCGCTGGCGACCATCTGGACAATCTGCGACAGCATGGTGTCACGCCCGACTTTGTCGGCCCGCAGAATGAAGCTGCCTTGCTGATTGATGCTGCCGCCAATGACCTGGTCTCCGGTCTTCTTACTAACCGCCAGGGGCTCACCTGTGACCATGGATTCATCCACGTTGGAGCTGCCCTCGAGCACCTCGCCATCTAGTGGCACTTTATCGCCCGGACGAACCCTCAATCGGTCGCCCACCTTCACCTGATCGAGCGACACGTCGGACTCGCTGCCGTCATCACTCAGTTTTCTTGCCGTGGCCGGGGCAAGGTCCAACAACGCCTTGATGGCACCGGAGGTTTTCTCCCGGGCCCGGAGCTCAAGCACCTGCCCCAGCAAAACCAGCACCACGATGACGGCGGCGGCCTCGAAATACACGGCGACCGAGCCATCCGCCTGCCGGAAGGCATCCGGAAATACTTGTGGCACCAGCGTTGCCACAAGGCTGTAGATCAGCGCAACGCCTGTGCCAATGGCAATCAGCGTAAACATATTCAGGTTGCGGCTGAGGACTGATTTCCA of Marinobacter sediminum contains these proteins:
- a CDS encoding DUF302 domain-containing protein, whose amino-acid sequence is MSYTMDRVIQNADFAEVDERTRKALADRGFGVLTEIDVKATMKKKLDKEMPAYTILGACNPNMAWEAIGLEPRVGAMLPCNVIIRETPQGVEVSAIDPVSSMTAIDNEALKQVAGEVRDMLSQVVTAI
- a CDS encoding heavy metal translocating P-type ATPase; protein product: MGEHQHDHQHDHHGHEDHGEHSVKDPVCGMSVDPHTAEHRSEHAGKTWYFCSSGCQSKFDDDPEKYLSEESEPAGPVPPGTMYTCPMHPEIRQQGPGDCPICGMALEPEEVSLDDGPSEELTDMTRRFWIGLALALPVFLLEMAGHFFAIDNIVSPQISNWIQLVLATPVVVWCGAPFFVRGWKSVLSRNLNMFTLIAIGTGVALIYSLVATLVPQVFPDAFRQADGSVAVYFEAAAVIVVLVLLGQVLELRAREKTSGAIKALLDLAPATARKLSDDGSESDVSLDQVKVGDRLRVRPGDKVPLDGEVLEGSSNVDESMVTGEPLAVSKKTGDQVIGGSINQQGSFILRADKVGRDTMLSQIVQMVASAQRSRAPIQGLADKVASWFVPAVILVAVIAFIVWSIVGPAPPMAFGLIAAVSVLIIACPCALGLATPMSIMVGVGRGAQSGVLIRDAEALERMEKVDTVVVDKTGTLTEGKPQVTKLVPADGFSDEDLMRYAGGLEKGSEHPLAHAILEKAKTMELTLPDAEDFDSPNGKGVTGKIDGQTVLLGNRLLMESESVDISASEEEAEQLRKDGATVIFAAVDGKICGLLAIADPVKETTEAAITALQKEGIRVVMLTGDNRTSAEAVARKLHIDEVEAEVLPEDKGKIIQRLKDEGRIVVMAGDGVNDAPALATADVGVAMGTGTDVAIESAGITLLRGDLMGIVEARRLSLATMRNIRQNLFFAFVYNSAGVPIAAGVLYPFAGILLSPIFAAAAMSLSSVSVITNALRLRLVKLSDD